One window of the Hippocampus zosterae strain Florida chromosome 8, ASM2543408v3, whole genome shotgun sequence genome contains the following:
- the LOC127606287 gene encoding vitellogenin-like isoform X2, with protein MRVVVLALTLALAACQRDLAPDFAAGKTYVYKYETWLLGGLPEEGLARAGLKVRSKVLISAIEHNMLTLKLTEPEFFEYSGVWPKDAFTPATKLTSVLAPQLMIPIKFEYSNGVVGKMFAPEGVSVMVLNIYRGILSVLQLNVKKTQNVYEMQEAGAQGVCKTFYAITEDDKAERILLTKTRDLNHCQERIVKDIGLAYTETCAKCQRDSKTVKGATAYNYVLKSVPNGLMILDASVNEVIQFTPFKEIKGATQMETKQHLVFVEVQNKPLVPVKAEYRPRGSVQYEFSTELLQTPIRLVKVTNLQTQIEAVLSHIVASNVERVHDDAPLQFWEFIQLLRMAKLEELQMVWRQHKTKPAYRQWILDTLPSVGTPVALRFIIQRFEAAELSTVEVAQALIASVHMVTANHEAIQLFDSLRVNPKIKTNPILNEIVLLGYGTMVSKYCADKPVCPVELVKPIHTLLAESVSKGDTRQMISILKVLSNAGHPMSLKPITKVLPIHGTAATSLPIRVHAEAIMALRNIAKKEPRMVQEMALQLYMDKALHPELRMLACIVIFETRPAVGLVTSLANLLKMEENLQVASFTYSHMKSLTRSTAPNHASIAAACSVAVKILSKKLDRLSLRFSRAIQLDLYSNPFMLGAAVSTFYINDAATILPRTIVAKTSAYIAGAAADVFEVGVRTEGLQEALLKSHALADDVNRITKMKRVIKALSDWRAMPNSKPLASLYVKFFGQEVAFADINQDLIKQAITLANGPSIQDLGRDVIRSLLSGASFHVAKPVLATEVRRIMPTAAGFPMELGLYTAAVAVAVGKVKATATPALPEPIQFRHLLKTNVELMVDIKPSVVANMFAVMGVNTAILQAAVLSRAKINSVVPASISARVDINEGQYKIAALPVSAPEHVVAIEVESIAVVRNVEDIPNPRITPLIPAEYMRPTSREILTSKTSSGSVSAASSEILQDMARDVHPIRRRAFSKKYSFPVYGTGLRGYFRVATDNAAFVKDIPLYRMAGNHSAFLSVKKNEDESIERLEMLVQVGPKAAEKIIKKINLAEDEVIEERPVLMKLKKLLNGSSSSSSSSSSSSKSSASSVSSPSRRTSSKSSSSSSSSSSKSSSSSRRSVSKRSSSSRSSRSSRSSRVAKSSSASSLESLFSASSSSSRSSRHTSKRVNKRTFQQNHKMFHAGSSQKSRSSASSFEAIYNKNKFLATENAPAFAVILQAVRTDGKLQGYQITGYTDKTNARLQLILAALAADNNWRLCADGVLLSKHKATAKIAWGQACKQYDLTVTAETGLLGPSPAARLRMTWNQLPVVFKRYAKKAYDYIPAYVWDSFIRSRDNNSVDQLSFTVAATSERTLDLIFKTPTRSIYKLALRLPLALPLDELTGLTPFDDLADKVRYLISKAAAAECSSIRDTVTTFNNRKYKNEMPQYCYQILAQDCSEEMKFMVLLRKDDNVHNHINVKIADIDIDLYLRDTNVVVKVNGREVPTSHLPYQHPTDKIEIRPNRDGISVYAPSLGLHEVYFDKNSWTIKVADWIKGQTCGLCGKADGEIRQEYRTSNRRVTKNAVSFAHSWVLPAESCRDTTECRMKVESVQLEKKTNVQGQESKCFSVEPVLRCLPGCLPTKTTAVTVGFHCLAKGERLTKYSEAEEFNRFLSCVDLSVCADAAVIPQDFYNYSVDMRETTQAHLACSCTPQCA; from the exons ATGAGAGTGGTTGTGCTTGCCCTGACTCTGGCCCTTGCGG cCTGTCAACGTGACTTAG CTCCTGACTTTGCTGCTGGTAAGACATATGTGTACAAATATGAGACATGGCTCCTCGGCGGTCTCCCGGAGGAAGGACTGGCGAGAGCTGGGCTCAAAGTGAGAAGCAAAGTTTTAATCAGCGCCATTGAACACAACATGCTCACGCTCAAG CTTACCGAACCTGAGTTCTTCGAGTACAGTGGTGTTTGGCCAAAGGATGCTTTTACTCCGGCCACCAAGCTGACTTCGGTCCTGGCACCTCAACTTATGATCCCCATCAAGTTTGAGTACTCCAATGGTGTTGTCGGAAAAATGTTCGCGCCCGAGGGAGTCTCGGTCATGGTGCTGAACATCTATAGAGGTATCCTGAGTGTCCTGCAGCTCAACGTAAAGAAGACACAGAATGTCTACGAGATGCAGGAG GCCGGAGCTCAGGGTGTGTGCAAAACTTTCTATGCCATCACTGAAGACGATAAGGCTGAACGCATCCTCCTGACAAAGACCAGGGATCTGAACCACTGTCAGGAAAGGATTGTGAAGGACATCGGGTTGGCCTACACTGAGACATGTGCTAAGTGTCAGCGG GATTCCAAGACCGTAAAAGGTGCAACCGCATATAACTACGTTCTGAAGTCAGTTCCCAACGGTCTCATGATCTTGGACGCATCCGTGAATGAAGTCATTCAGTTCACACCTTTCAAAGAGATAAAGGGAGCAACTCAAATGGAGACCAA GCAACATTTGGTTTTCGTTGAGGTGCAGAATAAGCCCTTAGTGCCCGTGAAGGCTGAGTATCGTCCACGTGGATCCGTACAGTATGAGTTCTCCACTGAGCTGTTGCAAACACCCATCCGGCTTGTGAAGGTCACCAACCTCCAAACTCAG ATAGAGGCGGTTCTAAGTCATATAGTCGCCAGCAATGTGGAACGTGTCCATGACGATGCCCCTCTCCAATTTTGGGAGTTCATTCAACTCCTTCGTATGGCTAAACTTGAAGAGCTGCAAATGGTCTGGAGGCAGCACAAGACAAAACCTGCATACAG GCAATGGATTTTGGATACGCTTCCTTCCGTTGGAACTCCTGTTGCACTGAGATTCATCATTCAGAGATTTGAGGCTGCGGAACTCAGCACTGTTGAGGTCGCTCAAGCTTTGATTGCATCAGTTCATATGGTGACAGCCAACCATGAGGCCATTCAGCTGTTTGAT AGCTTGAGagtcaaccccaaaataaaGACGAACCCCATTCTGAATGAGATTGTGTTACTTGGCTATGGCACCATGGTTTCTAAATATTGTGCCGACAAGCCAGTCTGCCCCGTTGAACTGGTCAAG CCCATCCACACCCTTCTTGCGGAGTCTGTCTCCAAGGGCGACACACGGCAAATGATTTCCATTTTGAAGGTGTTGAGTAATGCTGGCCATCCAATGAGCCTGAAGCCGATCACAAAGGTCCTTCCCATTCATGGCACAGCGGCTACAAGCCTACCAATCAGAGTTCACGCTGAGGCAATCATGGCCTTGAGGAACATCGCCAAGAAGGAACCAAGAATG GTCCAGGAAATGGCCCTTCAGCTGTATATGGATAAGGCTCTTCATCCTGAGCTCCGCATGCTTGCATGCATCGTTATCTTCGAGACTCGCCCTGCAGTGGGTTTAGTGACAAGTCTTGCAAATCTTCTGAAGATGGAGGAGAATTTGCAGGTGGCGAGCTTCACCTACTCTCACATGAAGTCCCTGACCAGAAGCACTGCCCCCAACCATGCTTCCAT TGCCGCTGCTTGCAGTGTCGCAGTCAAAATCTTGAGCAAGAAGTTGGACAGACTGAGCCTCCGCTTTAGCAGAGCCATTCAGTTGGACTTGTACAGCA ATCCCTTTATGCTTGGAGCTGCCGTCAGTACTTTCTACATCAATGATGCTGCCACCATTTTGCCAAGAACCATTGTGGCTAAGACCAGCGCCTACATTGCTGGAGCCGCTGCTGATGTCTTTGAA GTTGGAGTAAGAACTGAGGGACTCCAGGAGGCTTTGCTGAAAAGCCATGCATTAGCTGATGATGTGAACAGGATCACCAAGATGAAGCGTGTCATCAAAGCT CTGTCTGACTGGAGGGCCATGCCCAACAGCAAGCCTCTCGCCTCCCTCTATGTCAAGTTCTTCGGACAAGAAGTTGCCTTCGCTGACATCAACCAAGACTTGATTAAGCAGGCCATTACG ctGGCCAACGGGCCGTCCATTCAGGATCTTGGTAGGGACGTTATCAGATCTCTACTGTCAGGAGCCTCTTTCCATGTTGCAAAGCCCGTGCTGGCTACTGAAGTGAGGCGCATCATGCCAACGGCCGCTGGATTCCCAATGGAGCTTGGCCTGTACACTGCTGCTGTGGCTGTTGCAGTTGGTAAAG TCAAGGCAACTGCAACTCCAGCCCTGCCAGAACCCATCCAGTTCCGCCATCTCCTGAAGACCAACGTTGAGCTTATGGTTGACATCAAACCAAG CGTTGTTGCAAACATGTTTGCTGTGATGGGTGTGAACACTGCAATTCTCCAGGCTGCTGTCCTCTCAAGAGCCAAGATCAACTCTGTTGTACCAGCCTCCATTTCAGCAAGAGTTGATATCAATGAGGGTCAATATAAGATTGCCGCTCTCCCCGTTTCTGCACCTGAACACGTTGTAGCTATTGA GGTTGAGAGCATTGCTGTGGTGAGGAATGTTGAAGACATTCCCAATCCCAGAATCACCCCTCTCATCCCTGCTGAATACATGAGACCAACTTCAAGGGAGATCCTCACCTCAAAAACTTCCTCTGGGTCTGTTTCG GCTGCATCCTCAGAGATCCTTCAGGATATGGCAAGAGATGTTCACCCTATCAGAAGGAGAGCATTTTCTAAAAAGTACAGTTTCCCAGTTTACGGAACTGGACTGAGAGGCTATTTCAGGGTTGCCACCGACAATGCTGCTTTTGTCAAGGACATTCCATTGTACAGAATGGCTGGAAATCACTCTGCCTTTTTGTCAGTGAAGAAGA ATGAAGATGAATCAATTGAAAGACTGGAGATGCTGGTTCAAGTCGGACCAAAGGCCGCAGAGAAAATCATCAAGAAGATCAATCTGGCTGAAGACGAAGTCATCGAGGAAAGACCAGTCTTGATGAAGCTCAAGAAACTTTTGAATGGcagctcttcctcctcctcttcttcttcttcttcaagcaAGTCCTCTGCATCTTCAGTGAGCAGCCCCAGCAGACGCACCAGCAGCaaaagtagcagcagcagcagcagcagtagcagcaagagcagcagcagcagcagaaggagCGTCAGCAaacgaagcagcagcagcagaagcagcagaagcagcagaagcagcaggGTTGCTAAGAGCAGCTCTGCCTCCAGTTTGGAATCTCTCTTTAGTGCCAGCTCTAGTTCCTCCCGTTCCAGTCGTCACACTTCGAAG CGGGTTAACAAGCGCACCTTCCAGCaaaaccacaaaatg TTTCACGCTGGCTCATCTCAGAAGAGCAGAAGCAGCGCCTCAAGTTTTGAGGCCATCTACAACAAG AACAAATTCCTTGCAACTGAAAATGCTCCTGCCTTTGCTGTCATCTTGCAAGCTGTGAGGACCGATGGCAAGCTCCAGGGATACCAAATCACTGGCTACACCGACAAGACTAATGCTCGACTTCAGCTAATCCTGGCTGCCCTGGCTGCTGATAACAACTGGAGGCTCTGTGCTGATGGCGTTTTGCTCAGCAAGCACAAAGCCACT GCCAAAATAGCTTGGGGACAGGCATGCAAACAGTATGACTTGACAGTCACCGCTGAGACTGGTCTCCTTGGTCCAAGTCCAGCAGCTCGCCTCAGAATGACATGGAATCAACTCCCGGTTGTCTTCAAACGCTACGCAAAGAA GGCGTATGACTACATTCCTGCTTACGTATGGGACAGCTTCATCCGAAGCAGGGACAACAACAGTGTCGATCAGTTGTCATTCACAGTGGCCGCAACATCTGAAAGGACCTTGGATTTGATTTTCAAGACACCAACA CGCAGCATCTATAAACTGGCTTTGCGTCTGCCCCTTGCTTTGCCCCTGGATGAGTTAACAGGACTCACGCCTTTTGATGACCTGGCTGATAAAGTCCGTTACTTGATCTCAAAGGCCGCAGCAG CTGAATGTAGTTCCATTCGAGACACCGTGACCACGTTCAACAACAGGAAGTACAAAAACGAGATGCCTCAGTATTGCTACCAAATTCTGGCACAGGACTGCAGTGAGGAAATGAAGTTCATGGTCTTGTTGAGGAAGGATGATAATGTGCACAACCATATTAACGTTAAAATCGCTGACAT TGATATCGACCTGTACTTGAGGGACACTAATGTGGTTGTAAAGGTTAATGGAAGGGAGGTGCCTACCAGCCATCTGCCATATCAGCACCCAACAG ATAAAATTGAGATCAGACCAAACAGAGATGGCATCTCTGTCTACGCCCCGAGCCTCGGACTCCATGAAGTCTACTTTGACAAAAATTCTTGGACG ATCAAAGTGGCGGACTGGATTAAGGGACAGACTTGTGGACTCTGTGGAAAGGCCGATGGTGAGATAAGACAGGAATACCGCACTTCCAACAGACGCGTGACGAAGAACGCCGTCAGCTTTGCTCATTCCTGGGTTCTGCCGGCTGAAAGCTGCCGGGACACCACAG aatgTCGCATGAAGGTCGAGTCTGTGCAGCTGGAGAAGAAAACGAATGTCCAAGGTCAGGAGTCCAAATGTTTCTCCGTTGAGCCTGTACTGCGCTGCCTGCCCGGTTGCCTCCCTACCAAGACCACCGCCGTTACCGTTGGCTTCCATTGTCTGGCCAAAGGTGAGCGTTTAACAAAATATTCAGAAGCAGAAGAATTCAATCGTTTCTTATCTTGCGTTGATCTCTCGGTATGTGCAGACGCTGCCGTTATTCCTCAGGACTTTTACAACTACAGCGTGGATATGAGGGAAACAACCCAAGCCCATCTCgcttgcagctgcacacctcaGTGCGCATAA